From one Paenibacillus terrae HPL-003 genomic stretch:
- a CDS encoding alpha/beta-type small acid-soluble spore protein, which yields MASRGQRRLIPESRARLHDLKYEIAAEFGLPVYNPQYAHIHPSADSEFAAELGEFKGSANVEWRYLTSRQNGSVGGEITKRLVQSAERSLSEYGTL from the coding sequence ATGGCGTCAAGAGGTCAGAGACGATTGATTCCCGAAAGCCGTGCCAGATTACATGATTTGAAGTATGAAATTGCTGCTGAGTTTGGGCTTCCTGTTTATAACCCCCAATATGCGCATATACATCCGAGTGCCGACAGTGAGTTTGCTGCGGAGTTGGGCGAGTTTAAAGGAAGCGCAAATGTGGAGTGGCGCTATTTGACTTCAAGACAGAATGGCTCTGTAGGTGGTGAAATTACCAAGCGATTGGTACAATCTGCCGAACGTAGCTTATCTGAATATGGTACCTTGTAA
- a CDS encoding efflux RND transporter permease subunit has protein sequence MIEYIVKKRKITLLFFVMLILIGTFGFFQLPKQEMPDVTIQNAIVTTVYPGASPQKVEQTVTKELEKRIKEVEGVKTINSTSGNGFSSILIESKNGVDPQTVWDNMRKKVQDAQADLPEGAEVPVVNDKLTSSFIGSYALVADSPAPLYKLNDLTTTWKDQLNTLSGISSVKFNGLPDQEVRVQIDNQKLQQYHLSWGQVAQAIQSQIDRVPTGDIEYNGRTFQLIVRETQKAEELNQAILTRTEEGAPVYLRDVATTELAHPQAEYFAYVGGKPAITLSIGAEKGTDVPPMSEKVNTKLKELEKTLPEGVRLETLFAQKDQVDHIFEDLQRETILAIVAVILVCMLGLNLLTSAFVALAIPISVAIAIIFLPMLGITLNQISVVGLIIVLGILVDDAVVVNDNIERRLTELGESPKDAAIKGTKEVMLSILVATLATISAFAPLLFLPGNVGAFIKPIPAIVSLTMLASMIMSLTIIPIFREWYEKRRQTRHPKVKTKPAGLLGQQIQTLNKLYSQKLMPKVIKRPLLTAMAGLMLGTAAYGLVPFTSVELFPESEDPHVVLKIKMPIGTSVTETDQVVKDIASWVKKQPETSKVVYSAGGTAPQLFSDINSSGGDIRYDETVGQVAVVGKKNIFDLDTTVNAWEKHVKRSYPEATVTMYIPRLGVPVGKPVAIRISGQNLKQLQNLAQKVKEQIATVEGTTGIMDDIGIERYALDLQVNKQAMDQYLVSYTDLTRTLLLLKEGAKVSQFDTGNDLVDIKLYLNHSNEEPSALFQQLSVVNSAGVQIPLNQLVQVKPSFAIQQIKHYNMERTITVEADLNGRTASEAMVDVESKLGQMKFPEGYKWEVGGETSDQSTIFGDLGKLAIVVVLLILLLITMQFYSLSIPIIIMTTVYLAAAGGIIGIFLTGMPIGFMSIMGIIALAGIVVRNGIVLIEFIEDARHEGMELKEAVIQAASARFRPILLTSLAAIVGMIPLALLGSLLFKPLAFTVIFGLLFSTLLTLFVVPSLYMIMAKFKMRRQLKKQQHTVITHDQPL, from the coding sequence ATGATTGAGTATATCGTAAAAAAACGAAAAATTACGTTGCTGTTTTTTGTCATGCTGATTTTAATTGGGACTTTCGGATTTTTCCAGTTACCAAAGCAGGAAATGCCAGATGTCACGATACAGAATGCTATAGTAACAACAGTCTACCCTGGCGCTTCACCACAAAAAGTAGAACAAACCGTAACCAAAGAACTGGAAAAGCGTATTAAGGAAGTTGAAGGTGTTAAAACGATTAATTCGACTTCTGGTAACGGATTCTCCTCTATTTTAATCGAATCCAAAAATGGAGTTGATCCTCAAACCGTCTGGGATAATATGCGTAAAAAAGTACAGGATGCGCAAGCTGATCTTCCCGAAGGTGCTGAAGTACCTGTTGTAAATGACAAGCTAACCAGCTCGTTTATCGGCTCCTATGCCCTGGTCGCTGACTCTCCTGCACCGCTGTATAAACTAAATGATTTGACCACAACGTGGAAAGATCAGCTCAATACATTATCAGGTATATCAAGTGTCAAGTTCAATGGTCTTCCTGACCAGGAAGTACGTGTCCAAATCGACAATCAGAAACTTCAGCAGTACCATCTGTCGTGGGGGCAGGTCGCACAAGCGATCCAGTCACAAATTGATCGAGTTCCTACCGGTGATATTGAATACAACGGGCGCACCTTTCAACTCATTGTCAGGGAAACTCAAAAAGCCGAAGAATTAAATCAGGCCATTCTGACACGTACAGAGGAAGGGGCTCCTGTGTATTTGCGAGATGTCGCTACAACGGAGCTGGCACATCCCCAAGCAGAATACTTTGCCTATGTTGGGGGTAAACCAGCCATTACGCTAAGCATTGGAGCAGAAAAAGGCACAGACGTCCCACCTATGAGCGAAAAGGTCAATACCAAGCTCAAAGAGCTGGAGAAAACACTTCCCGAAGGTGTTCGCCTTGAAACTCTTTTTGCACAAAAAGATCAGGTAGATCATATCTTCGAGGACTTACAACGTGAAACAATTCTTGCGATTGTGGCTGTTATTCTCGTTTGTATGTTGGGCTTGAATTTGCTTACCTCTGCTTTTGTCGCACTGGCGATTCCGATTTCGGTTGCGATTGCTATTATCTTTCTGCCTATGCTCGGTATTACACTCAATCAAATTTCCGTTGTCGGTCTGATCATTGTACTTGGCATACTCGTCGATGACGCCGTAGTGGTCAATGATAATATTGAGCGGAGACTTACGGAATTAGGAGAATCGCCTAAAGATGCAGCTATAAAAGGAACCAAAGAGGTGATGCTTTCTATTTTGGTTGCCACACTGGCTACCATCTCAGCCTTTGCTCCACTGTTGTTTCTACCCGGAAATGTAGGGGCATTCATCAAGCCTATTCCCGCCATTGTTTCGCTGACTATGCTTGCCTCCATGATCATGTCACTCACCATCATCCCTATTTTCCGAGAATGGTATGAGAAACGCAGGCAAACTCGTCACCCTAAGGTTAAAACTAAACCGGCAGGCTTGTTGGGACAACAGATTCAGACTTTAAACAAGCTGTATTCACAAAAGCTGATGCCCAAAGTCATTAAGCGTCCCTTGCTGACTGCAATGGCAGGACTCATGCTTGGAACAGCCGCTTATGGATTGGTTCCTTTCACTTCAGTTGAACTCTTTCCTGAATCGGAGGACCCTCATGTTGTATTAAAAATAAAAATGCCTATAGGTACCTCAGTGACAGAAACAGATCAGGTCGTCAAAGACATTGCAAGCTGGGTAAAGAAGCAACCCGAAACCTCCAAGGTCGTTTACAGTGCCGGAGGAACTGCACCGCAACTATTCAGCGACATTAACAGTTCGGGCGGTGATATTAGATATGATGAAACTGTAGGACAAGTTGCAGTCGTTGGCAAAAAAAATATTTTTGATCTCGATACGACAGTCAATGCTTGGGAAAAGCATGTTAAAAGGTCCTATCCTGAAGCTACGGTGACGATGTATATTCCTCGTCTTGGAGTCCCAGTGGGTAAGCCCGTCGCTATTCGGATTTCAGGTCAGAACCTGAAGCAGCTGCAAAACCTTGCCCAAAAAGTAAAAGAGCAGATCGCCACGGTAGAGGGTACAACCGGCATCATGGATGATATAGGAATAGAAAGATATGCACTGGATTTGCAGGTTAACAAGCAAGCCATGGATCAGTACCTGGTAAGCTATACAGATCTGACCCGTACTCTGCTTCTATTAAAAGAAGGGGCTAAAGTTAGCCAATTTGATACAGGTAACGATCTGGTGGATATTAAATTGTATTTGAATCATAGCAACGAGGAGCCCAGCGCGCTTTTCCAACAACTAAGTGTGGTCAATTCAGCCGGTGTGCAGATTCCGTTAAACCAGCTCGTACAGGTGAAGCCATCATTTGCTATTCAGCAAATCAAGCATTACAATATGGAGCGGACGATTACGGTGGAAGCCGACTTGAACGGGCGAACTGCAAGCGAAGCGATGGTGGATGTAGAAAGCAAACTGGGACAAATGAAGTTCCCTGAAGGTTATAAATGGGAGGTAGGCGGCGAAACCTCCGATCAGTCCACCATATTCGGGGATTTAGGTAAGCTGGCGATCGTTGTAGTCCTGCTCATTTTACTACTGATCACCATGCAGTTTTATTCCCTGTCCATTCCTATTATCATTATGACGACCGTATACTTGGCAGCAGCCGGCGGTATTATTGGTATTTTCTTAACAGGTATGCCTATCGGTTTTATGAGTATTATGGGGATTATTGCACTCGCAGGTATTGTTGTACGGAACGGTATTGTCTTAATTGAATTTATCGAGGACGCCCGTCATGAAGGAATGGAGCTAAAGGAAGCCGTGATACAAGCAGCCTCTGCCCGCTTTAGACCCATTTTATTGACTTCACTGGCAGCCATTGTAGGAATGATCCCGTTAGCTCTATTGGGAAGCCTTCTCTTCAAACCACTGGCCTTTACCGTCATTTTCGGTTTGTTGTTTTCAACCTTGTTAACCTTGTTCGTCGTGCCGTCCTTGTATATGATTATGGCCAAGTTCAAAATGCGCCGTCAACTCAAAAAGCAGCAACACACGGTTATTACACACGACCAACCTTTGTAG
- the metK gene encoding methionine adenosyltransferase: MSVKGRHLFTSESVTEGHPDKICDQISDAVLDAFLANDPNARVACEVSVATGLVLVIGEISSKSEYVDIPSIVRNTIKEIGYTRAKYGFDYNTCAVLTSLNEQSPDIAQGVNAALESRDPAEVDKETENIGAGDQGLMFGFATNETPELMPLPIAMSHRIARRLAEVRKDGTLKYLRPDGKTQVTVEYENGKPIRIDAIVVSTQHAEDTTLEQIQADIKEKVILPVVPAELLDEQTKYYINPTGRFVIGGPQGDAGLTGRKIIVDTYGGYARHGGGAFSGKDPTKVDRSAAYAARYVAKNLVAAGLADKVEIQLAYAIGVATPVSISVDTYGTGKVSDEKLVELIRNNFDLRPAGIIRMLNLRRPIYKQTAAYGHFGRTDLDVPWESVDKAEALRVQAGL, encoded by the coding sequence ATGTCTGTAAAAGGCCGTCATTTGTTTACGTCTGAGTCTGTAACAGAAGGTCATCCGGATAAAATCTGTGATCAGATTTCCGACGCCGTATTGGACGCCTTTTTGGCTAATGACCCTAATGCACGGGTAGCGTGTGAAGTATCAGTAGCTACTGGTCTCGTTCTCGTCATTGGTGAAATCAGCTCCAAATCGGAATACGTGGATATTCCATCCATTGTACGCAATACGATTAAGGAAATTGGCTATACACGTGCGAAATACGGCTTTGATTATAATACTTGCGCTGTATTGACTTCTTTGAATGAACAATCGCCGGACATCGCTCAAGGGGTTAACGCTGCTCTGGAAAGCCGTGATCCTGCTGAAGTAGATAAAGAAACGGAAAACATTGGAGCAGGCGATCAAGGGTTGATGTTCGGTTTTGCTACGAATGAAACACCTGAGTTGATGCCGTTGCCTATCGCGATGTCTCACCGTATTGCACGCCGCTTGGCCGAAGTGCGCAAGGATGGAACATTAAAGTACCTTCGCCCGGATGGTAAAACCCAGGTAACGGTAGAGTATGAAAATGGCAAGCCAATTCGTATTGATGCCATTGTAGTTTCTACGCAGCATGCAGAAGATACTACGTTGGAGCAAATTCAAGCAGACATCAAGGAAAAGGTTATTTTGCCAGTTGTTCCTGCAGAATTGCTGGATGAGCAAACCAAGTATTACATTAATCCAACAGGTCGCTTTGTTATTGGCGGACCTCAAGGGGATGCAGGTCTAACAGGCCGCAAAATTATTGTAGATACGTATGGTGGTTATGCTCGTCACGGCGGGGGAGCATTCTCCGGTAAGGATCCGACCAAAGTGGACCGTTCCGCTGCTTACGCTGCCCGTTATGTAGCGAAAAACCTTGTTGCAGCCGGTTTGGCAGATAAAGTGGAAATTCAGCTTGCCTATGCCATTGGTGTAGCTACACCAGTCTCGATTAGCGTCGATACATACGGTACTGGGAAAGTAAGCGACGAGAAGCTCGTTGAACTGATTCGTAACAATTTTGATCTTCGCCCAGCAGGTATTATTCGAATGCTGAATCTACGTCGTCCAATTTACAAGCAAACGGCTGCTTACGGTCACTTTGGTCGTACAGATCTGGATGTGCCATGGGAGAGCGTAGACAAAGCTGAAGCTCTGAGAGTGCAAGCGGGTCTATAA
- a CDS encoding TetR/AcrR family transcriptional regulator, which translates to MESKKNDILQAAIRLFSRKGYYSTSVEEIAKESGMAKASFYKYFQGKEELPLEMCIILENKIEQDIRALYSKPDLTNEDKLHGFVTLYLKNLVENKVYLMMDLPEPSMLIFQNEQLNSTFEQHEYKLYKWVRDSLIDVFGPDIEEYAWDMTFVLKSVVFEYIRFFADRMDDETIEQLTQFILFLSNSLAAASLNRTDSTPHLWSSPGWLPESNPSNPFDQGRQVNGLLHSLEDSILLSSWSSKEEKQEYQQIAALLKEEALKANPQTGLLKALFSYLEQRKELQKVCHLLKKLLNLAPPTE; encoded by the coding sequence ATGGAAAGCAAAAAAAATGATATTTTACAGGCAGCCATTCGGCTGTTTTCCAGAAAAGGCTACTATTCAACATCTGTTGAGGAGATTGCCAAAGAAAGCGGGATGGCGAAGGCATCCTTTTATAAATATTTTCAAGGAAAAGAAGAGCTTCCATTGGAAATGTGTATTATTCTAGAAAATAAGATTGAACAAGACATCCGGGCACTTTACAGCAAGCCTGACCTTACTAATGAAGATAAGCTGCACGGTTTTGTCACTCTCTATTTGAAAAACCTCGTTGAAAATAAAGTGTATCTTATGATGGATCTTCCCGAGCCATCTATGCTCATTTTTCAGAATGAACAGCTCAATAGCACCTTCGAGCAGCATGAATACAAATTGTACAAATGGGTACGTGACAGCCTGATTGATGTTTTTGGACCGGACATTGAAGAGTATGCATGGGATATGACCTTTGTGCTCAAAAGTGTTGTATTTGAATATATTCGCTTCTTTGCTGACCGGATGGACGATGAAACGATTGAGCAGCTTACGCAATTCATCCTCTTTTTATCCAATTCCTTGGCTGCTGCCAGCTTGAACCGTACTGATTCGACCCCTCATTTGTGGAGCAGTCCAGGCTGGTTACCTGAAAGCAATCCAAGTAATCCCTTCGATCAGGGCCGCCAAGTCAATGGCCTTCTCCACTCTCTGGAAGACAGCATACTGCTGTCTTCATGGAGTTCGAAGGAAGAAAAACAGGAGTATCAGCAAATTGCAGCTCTATTAAAGGAAGAAGCTTTGAAAGCGAATCCCCAAACGGGTCTTTTAAAAGCTCTGTTTTCATATTTGGAGCAGCGTAAGGAGCTGCAAAAAGTTTGCCATTTGCTCAAAAAGCTGTTGAATCTTGCACCCCCAACGGAGTAG
- a CDS encoding response regulator, which yields MENQEISNAPIKVLLADDHQLFREGLKRILNMEDDIEVIGECGDGIQVLEFCNVEKPDIVLMDINMPIENGVEATEKLREMFPDVKVIILSIHDDESYVFETLRKGANGYLLKDMEAESLINAIRSVHEGYAFIHPKVTGKLIQQLRRMTYLNETGAMAEGHTKEAGVKFVAGENNPLTRREAEVLRLMAEGKSNKMIGEYLFISEKTVKNHVSSILQKMEVDDRTQAVINSIKYGWVTL from the coding sequence ATGGAAAATCAGGAAATTAGTAACGCACCCATTAAAGTACTCTTGGCGGACGATCATCAGTTGTTCCGTGAAGGGCTTAAACGTATTTTGAATATGGAGGACGACATTGAGGTCATCGGTGAATGTGGCGATGGTATTCAGGTGTTGGAGTTCTGTAATGTAGAGAAGCCGGATATCGTTCTGATGGACATTAATATGCCTATTGAAAACGGTGTGGAGGCAACTGAAAAACTGCGTGAGATGTTCCCCGATGTCAAAGTTATCATTCTGTCCATCCATGATGATGAAAGCTATGTATTCGAGACGTTGCGCAAGGGAGCTAATGGCTACCTGTTAAAAGATATGGAGGCCGAGTCCCTCATTAACGCGATTCGCTCTGTACATGAAGGGTATGCGTTTATTCATCCGAAGGTAACGGGTAAACTCATTCAGCAGCTCCGTCGGATGACGTACCTGAATGAAACCGGGGCTATGGCTGAAGGTCATACCAAGGAAGCTGGCGTGAAGTTCGTCGCAGGCGAAAATAACCCGCTGACCCGTCGTGAGGCTGAAGTGCTGCGCTTAATGGCAGAAGGCAAGAGCAACAAGATGATCGGTGAATATTTATTCATTAGTGAAAAAACGGTCAAAAACCATGTCAGCAGTATTTTGCAAAAAATGGAGGTTGATGACCGGACACAAGCGGTTATTAACTCAATCAAATACGGATGGGTTACGCTGTAA
- a CDS encoding efflux RND transporter periplasmic adaptor subunit: MNKQRALIVLTLSLSIATAGCSSVEKDATLGSAAQPTVVRTAVVKSSPLHTAYNLSGTLQAYEENTLAFQNGGTVASAFLTVGTAVQKGAVIARLDDADYKLQVAQATASILEAQAGIDNAQANLQAAASAIQSADAGITGARANVDKVNKGARAQEKQQAQAAVDKAQSAYNKAKTDSERTQKLFEAGAATASDNENARLNATAAQKDLEQAKESLSLLLEGATAEDHQSAQASFQDALAGKSKAYAASEQAEASKKQASANYEKALVAKGQAELALLRTRLISPVNGVILGKSVNTGDLVASGQAIYRIGSIDRLKVLLPVPDSEIRDWKKGQPVNVVLYEESRQGTVSNIYPSTSTDTGRVNVEVVINNPQRDWLPGQVIKAAQQVTDKNGILVPAEAVINTGSKPFIFKDVKGKAVKTPVELGDQVVENQLQIVSGLREGERIVIKGSENLFDGNVIQSEEGGRP, encoded by the coding sequence ATGAATAAACAACGGGCACTCATCGTGCTTACTTTATCCCTGAGCATAGCGACCGCTGGATGTTCCAGCGTGGAGAAAGATGCCACTCTAGGCTCAGCTGCACAGCCAACCGTTGTGCGTACTGCAGTTGTCAAATCCTCTCCGCTCCATACTGCCTATAACTTGTCAGGCACTCTTCAGGCTTATGAGGAAAACACACTGGCTTTTCAAAATGGAGGCACCGTAGCCAGTGCATTTCTCACTGTCGGCACCGCTGTACAGAAGGGCGCGGTGATTGCTCGTTTGGATGACGCTGACTACAAGCTTCAGGTTGCACAGGCGACAGCCTCCATCCTGGAGGCACAGGCTGGGATAGATAACGCACAGGCTAACCTACAAGCAGCTGCCTCTGCGATTCAATCCGCCGATGCTGGCATCACAGGTGCTCGCGCGAATGTCGACAAGGTCAATAAAGGTGCGCGTGCTCAAGAGAAACAGCAAGCGCAAGCCGCTGTAGATAAGGCACAAAGCGCTTATAACAAGGCCAAGACGGATAGCGAACGTACACAGAAGCTGTTTGAGGCAGGCGCTGCTACCGCGTCGGATAACGAGAATGCCCGCCTGAATGCTACGGCAGCCCAGAAAGATCTGGAGCAAGCCAAGGAATCCCTGTCCCTTTTGCTGGAAGGAGCTACAGCCGAAGATCATCAATCCGCCCAGGCTTCCTTTCAGGATGCGCTTGCAGGTAAAAGCAAAGCTTATGCTGCCAGTGAACAGGCGGAGGCTTCCAAAAAACAAGCTAGTGCCAACTACGAAAAAGCCCTTGTCGCCAAGGGGCAAGCAGAACTCGCACTATTACGTACCCGTCTAATTTCTCCTGTGAACGGCGTTATTTTAGGCAAAAGCGTGAATACAGGTGACTTGGTCGCTTCAGGCCAGGCCATCTATCGCATAGGCTCCATTGATCGTCTCAAAGTACTACTTCCGGTACCGGACAGTGAAATCAGGGATTGGAAAAAAGGGCAACCGGTGAATGTGGTGCTATATGAAGAAAGCCGCCAAGGTACGGTTTCCAACATCTATCCTTCAACCAGTACCGATACGGGAAGAGTTAACGTAGAGGTCGTTATAAACAATCCACAGCGAGACTGGTTACCCGGTCAGGTCATTAAAGCTGCTCAGCAGGTGACAGACAAGAACGGCATTCTCGTTCCCGCCGAAGCGGTCATTAACACGGGAAGCAAGCCTTTTATTTTCAAAGATGTTAAAGGGAAAGCTGTTAAAACACCCGTAGAGCTTGGCGATCAGGTTGTAGAAAATCAATTGCAAATCGTATCCGGCCTTCGTGAAGGTGAACGTATTGTCATTAAAGGGTCAGAAAACCTGTTTGATGGAAATGTGATTCAGTCGGAGGAAGGCGGGCGCCCATGA
- a CDS encoding sensor histidine kinase yields the protein MDFQADIIDRVIKNAIQVMENSKYQMFEILDTARTELLTLNQELQSVLKETAETIEKVDQLEMNYRRSRIRLTEVSRDFVRYSEEDIKQAYEKATQLQLDVMIFREKEMYLKARRDDLQKRAKSVEASVERAETIGSQMGVVLEYLSGELGQVTRIIESAKNRQFIGLKIILAQEEERKRISREIHDGPAQLLAHLVLRTEIVERMIAKQEFKMVQDEIVDLKKQVRSSLEEMRKVIFNLRPMALDDLGLIPTLRKYVQDFEEKTKIRSLFETRGKEHRLSSAMEAAIYRLIQEALTNAAKHAYPTYVLVEITYQAQLVKIVVQDNGLGFKPELFQQKSKDHGHFGLIGMRERVELLEGRMEIESAENQGTKIVIHIPTNVEKGKE from the coding sequence GTGGACTTTCAAGCCGATATCATAGACCGAGTCATTAAGAATGCCATCCAGGTGATGGAGAACAGTAAATATCAGATGTTCGAAATTTTGGACACGGCCCGGACCGAGCTGCTCACATTAAATCAGGAACTCCAGAGCGTCCTGAAGGAAACGGCGGAAACGATTGAAAAGGTGGACCAGTTGGAGATGAACTATCGGCGGTCCCGTATTCGGCTGACTGAGGTCAGCCGAGACTTTGTCCGCTATTCGGAAGAGGATATCAAGCAGGCTTACGAGAAAGCAACACAGCTTCAACTCGATGTGATGATCTTTCGCGAGAAGGAAATGTACCTCAAGGCCAGAAGAGATGATCTTCAAAAGCGGGCTAAAAGTGTCGAGGCCTCTGTCGAGCGGGCCGAAACCATCGGTTCGCAGATGGGCGTCGTGCTGGAATACTTGTCTGGTGAGTTGGGACAAGTAACGCGGATCATCGAATCGGCCAAAAACCGGCAGTTTATTGGTCTGAAAATTATTTTAGCCCAGGAAGAGGAGCGCAAGCGGATATCCCGTGAAATTCACGATGGACCTGCACAGCTTCTTGCGCATCTAGTGCTTAGGACGGAAATTGTGGAAAGAATGATCGCTAAGCAGGAATTTAAGATGGTCCAGGACGAAATAGTAGACTTGAAGAAACAGGTTCGCTCCAGTCTTGAGGAAATGCGAAAGGTTATTTTCAATCTGCGTCCTATGGCCCTGGATGACTTGGGACTTATTCCGACGCTCCGGAAATATGTGCAGGATTTTGAAGAGAAAACGAAGATTAGATCGCTTTTTGAAACAAGGGGCAAGGAACACCGTCTCTCTTCCGCGATGGAAGCAGCCATTTACCGTCTGATCCAAGAAGCTTTGACCAACGCTGCCAAGCATGCTTATCCTACCTATGTGCTTGTTGAGATTACTTATCAGGCGCAGCTTGTAAAAATCGTGGTGCAGGATAACGGTCTGGGCTTTAAGCCAGAGCTTTTTCAGCAGAAAAGCAAAGATCATGGACATTTTGGTCTGATTGGTATGCGGGAAAGGGTTGAACTGCTCGAGGGGAGAATGGAGATCGAATCAGCTGAGAATCAAGGCACCAAGATAGTGATTCATATCCCAACCAACGTGGAAAAGGGAAAGGAGTAA
- a CDS encoding stalk domain-containing protein → MNKASYSPETSGSSYSHSNAMYIYTSAWKAIERPKNSSTTPTEVLVQNGVVTQISNDATLNMTVPQDGYILRTHGKAADYVKAHLTVGETVETSYHLRVKSTGSEVDPSNLQMMIGGHTILVNDGQKTSFSRSTTSIGGTRARTALGYSRDKRYAYVIAVEKNGNSVGVSLSELQTLMKDIGVWKGMNLDGGGSTTMVTRDLGDTTAGLTFNTEYGTEQRSVVNGVGVYTSAPKGTLKGFTIKGNKTLLIGQTGSYSFKGYDTYYNPFDTSNVQVTWKSSNPSVVSVSGGVVKGAKPGTATLTASSGSASATTKVTVLGADEISSLTAGSGTGSLTAGAKIAVPVTAKTKDGQSVSISSDALKWEFIGFKGSVKDNQLTVNTVDAGVKTGYAIGRYDGFSAVVFLSAGGASTNNWENFENVSYPVDFTSNVEGVTGTAAVVQGDGDHANSKVLELNYDMTNGSGKMYAYAQLNGTTGKTLEQAATSISIDVRGDKSLNWLRAELEDAQGKTAYIDLAKVIDWNGWKTINADMSGLNISYPAKLKRLYVVNVAEGQDERAKTGNIAFDNISFNTPGTVGTEGLKKGTAQMTIGQKSMTVNGTPTTIDAAPMTRNGSTYVPIKYVLDAFGGQAKWNAGDQRITIMRGGVLMDLTVGKKEVVLNGKRQSTDVAPIVLGGRTLVPLRLVSEQLGMAVKWEQETKTITLQS, encoded by the coding sequence ATGAATAAGGCTTCGTATTCGCCTGAAACGAGTGGAAGCAGCTATAGTCATTCCAACGCTATGTATATTTATACATCTGCCTGGAAGGCAATTGAGCGGCCGAAAAACAGCTCAACAACGCCTACCGAGGTGTTGGTGCAAAATGGTGTGGTTACACAAATTTCCAACGACGCTACATTGAATATGACTGTGCCGCAGGACGGCTATATTTTACGTACTCACGGCAAAGCGGCCGATTATGTCAAAGCCCATCTGACAGTGGGAGAAACGGTAGAAACCAGCTATCATCTTCGTGTCAAATCGACAGGGAGTGAGGTGGATCCTTCCAATCTCCAGATGATGATTGGCGGACACACCATATTGGTGAATGACGGTCAGAAAACTTCGTTTTCCCGCAGTACAACGAGCATAGGCGGGACGAGGGCGCGGACGGCTTTGGGATATTCTCGTGACAAGCGTTACGCTTATGTCATTGCCGTTGAGAAGAACGGGAACAGCGTTGGTGTATCCCTGAGTGAGCTGCAAACGCTGATGAAAGATATCGGTGTCTGGAAGGGTATGAACCTGGATGGCGGCGGCTCCACCACGATGGTAACCCGCGATTTGGGGGATACGACAGCAGGGCTTACGTTCAATACGGAATACGGTACGGAGCAACGGAGCGTCGTGAACGGTGTGGGTGTGTACACCAGTGCGCCTAAAGGGACGCTCAAAGGCTTCACGATTAAAGGCAATAAAACGCTGCTTATCGGTCAGACCGGAAGCTATTCTTTTAAAGGCTATGACACCTACTACAATCCGTTCGATACCTCGAATGTACAAGTGACGTGGAAATCGAGCAATCCGTCTGTGGTGTCGGTGAGTGGTGGGGTTGTGAAGGGGGCCAAACCAGGAACAGCTACGTTGACGGCGTCCAGTGGCTCAGCCAGTGCTACAACCAAGGTTACTGTGCTGGGAGCAGATGAAATTTCATCACTTACAGCAGGCAGTGGGACAGGATCGCTTACGGCAGGAGCTAAAATTGCGGTTCCGGTAACTGCAAAGACGAAAGACGGCCAGAGCGTCAGCATTTCGTCAGATGCGCTCAAATGGGAGTTCATCGGCTTCAAGGGAAGTGTTAAGGACAATCAGCTTACAGTAAACACGGTGGATGCGGGTGTGAAAACGGGCTATGCCATCGGTCGCTACGATGGTTTCAGCGCGGTCGTCTTCCTGTCTGCTGGCGGGGCGAGCACAAACAACTGGGAGAACTTCGAAAATGTTTCGTATCCGGTTGACTTTACTTCGAATGTGGAAGGCGTTACCGGCACAGCGGCTGTTGTACAAGGAGATGGCGACCATGCCAATTCCAAAGTGCTTGAGCTGAACTACGACATGACGAACGGCAGTGGTAAAATGTATGCCTACGCCCAGTTGAACGGTACAACTGGCAAAACGCTCGAACAAGCGGCTACATCCATCTCGATTGATGTTAGAGGGGATAAGAGCCTGAACTGGTTGCGTGCGGAGCTGGAAGATGCCCAAGGCAAAACGGCATATATAGACCTGGCCAAAGTGATTGACTGGAACGGCTGGAAAACAATTAACGCAGACATGAGCGGTTTGAATATTTCATATCCGGCGAAGCTCAAGCGCCTGTATGTAGTCAATGTGGCAGAAGGTCAGGATGAGCGCGCTAAGACGGGTAATATTGCTTTTGATAATATTTCTTTTAATACACCGGGAACGGTCGGAACCGAAGGACTCAAAAAAGGAACGGCTCAAATGACAATCGGACAAAAGTCAATGACTGTGAACGGGACGCCAACAACAATTGATGCGGCTCCGATGACCCGCAACGGCTCAACGTATGTGCCGATCAAGTACGTGCTGGACGCTTTTGGCGGGCAAGCCAAGTGGAACGCAGGCGATCAGCGGATTACGATTATGCGTGGTGGTGTGCTGATGGATTTGACGGTGGGTAAAAAAGAAGTCGTCCTGAACGGCAAGCGTCAGAGCACTGATGTAGCGCCCATTGTGTTAGGTGGTAGGACTTTAGTCCCATTAAGACTCGTGTCAGAGCAGTTAGGAATGGCTGTAAAATGGGAACAAGAAACGAAGACCATTACCCTCCAGTCATGA